One stretch of Gemmatimonadaceae bacterium DNA includes these proteins:
- a CDS encoding inositol-3-phosphate synthase, which produces MQGSSSDTRTPPRPATGRLGVLTPGLGAVATTFMAGVESIRRGYSKPIGSLTQMATIRLGKRTDNRSPLIKDFVPLAGLTDLVFGAWDPIPDDAYTAAKKAGVLEAADLERVADFLKGIKPMPAVFDNHYVTRINGTNVKKGKTKRDLAEQLRQDMRDFKARHKLDRLVIVWCASTEIFIRPGPQHATVEQFEKAMENNDEAISPAMLYAWAAIMEGIPYANGAPNLAVDTLALQQLANDRGVPISGKDFKTGQTWLKTVIAPAIKARMLGLAGWYSTNILGNRDGEVLDDPQSFKTKEESKLSVLHTILQPEQYPDLYKDFSHVVRINYYPPRGDNKEGWDNIDIFGWMGYPMQIKVNFLCRDSILAAPIVLDLALFSDFAHRAGMKGIQEWLSFYYKSPMAGPGLQPEHDLFIQQTKLKNTLRHLMGEEQITHLGLEYYQP; this is translated from the coding sequence GTGCAGGGATCGTCATCCGATACGCGCACGCCGCCGCGTCCGGCCACCGGCAGACTCGGTGTGCTCACGCCCGGGCTCGGCGCCGTTGCTACTACCTTCATGGCCGGCGTCGAGAGCATCCGTCGCGGGTATTCCAAGCCCATCGGGTCGCTGACGCAGATGGCGACGATCAGGCTCGGGAAGCGCACCGACAACCGGTCCCCGCTGATCAAGGACTTCGTCCCGTTGGCCGGGCTGACCGATCTCGTGTTCGGCGCCTGGGACCCCATTCCCGACGACGCCTACACCGCGGCCAAGAAGGCCGGCGTTCTCGAGGCCGCGGATCTCGAGCGCGTGGCGGATTTCCTCAAGGGCATCAAGCCCATGCCGGCGGTGTTCGACAATCACTACGTCACCCGTATCAACGGCACCAACGTCAAGAAGGGCAAGACCAAGCGCGACCTCGCCGAACAGCTGCGCCAGGACATGCGCGACTTCAAGGCCCGGCACAAGCTCGACCGTCTGGTCATCGTGTGGTGCGCGTCCACGGAGATCTTCATCCGGCCGGGCCCGCAGCACGCCACCGTGGAGCAGTTCGAGAAGGCGATGGAGAACAATGACGAGGCCATCTCGCCCGCCATGCTCTACGCCTGGGCCGCGATCATGGAGGGCATCCCGTACGCCAACGGCGCGCCCAACCTCGCCGTGGACACGCTGGCGCTGCAGCAGTTGGCCAACGATCGCGGCGTGCCGATCTCGGGCAAGGACTTCAAGACCGGCCAGACGTGGTTGAAGACCGTCATCGCTCCGGCGATCAAGGCGCGCATGCTCGGCCTCGCCGGGTGGTACTCCACCAACATCCTCGGCAACCGCGACGGCGAGGTGCTGGACGATCCGCAGTCGTTCAAGACCAAGGAAGAGTCCAAGCTCAGCGTGCTGCACACCATCCTGCAGCCCGAGCAATACCCCGACCTCTACAAGGACTTCTCGCACGTCGTGCGCATCAACTACTATCCGCCGCGCGGCGACAACAAGGAAGGCTGGGACAACATCGACATCTTCGGGTGGATGGGCTACCCGATGCAGATCAAGGTCAACTTCCTGTGCCGCGACTCCATTCTCGCCGCGCCCATCGTGCTCGACCTCGCGCTGTTCTCGGATTTCGCGCATCGCGCCGGCATGAAGGGAATCCAGGAATGGCTGAGCTTCTATTACAAATCGCCGATGGCGGGTCCGGGCTTGCAGCCCGAGCATGATCTCTTCATTCAGCAGACCAAGCTGAAGAACACGCTCCGCCACCTCATGGGAGAGGAGCAGATCACGCACCTCGGGCTGGAGTACTACCAGCCGTGA
- a CDS encoding dihydrolipoamide acetyltransferase family protein: protein MARIDVIMPQMGESIAEGTLSKWLKKVGDAVKRDEPIFEISTDKVDAEIPSPEAGIIAEILVTEGQTVAVQTVVARLETEKGAVVDAAAPAPAPAAVAAAISAPVTPAAPVAPPPVSAPMVPSGNGHSLEERLRTKSSPLVRKIAAEHGIEIAAMTGSGMNGRVTKRDLLQYLDSGAPRPSMPALPGAAHVAPTPEPWPGDRVEPMSKMRALISEHMVVSRHTSAHVTSIMEMDFTRVARIRAVHKAEFEATTGQKLSYMPFIIRATVDALKAFPVVNASVAGASVIYRKPINLGIAVALDWGLIVPVIRNADDLSLSGVAKSLNDLAGRARAKKLDPREVQDGTFTITNPGVFGSLTGTPIINQPQVAILCVGAIEKRPKVLTGPDGEDTIAIRTCSYLSLSFDHRIVDGAVADQFLGHIKRTIESFPDSAL, encoded by the coding sequence GTGGCCCGCATAGATGTCATCATGCCGCAGATGGGCGAGTCGATCGCCGAAGGCACGCTCTCGAAGTGGCTCAAGAAGGTCGGCGATGCGGTCAAGCGCGACGAACCGATCTTCGAGATCTCCACCGACAAGGTCGACGCCGAGATTCCGTCACCGGAGGCGGGGATAATCGCCGAGATCCTGGTCACCGAAGGCCAGACGGTGGCGGTGCAGACGGTCGTCGCACGGCTCGAGACCGAGAAGGGGGCCGTGGTCGACGCGGCTGCCCCGGCGCCGGCCCCCGCTGCCGTCGCGGCGGCGATTTCGGCCCCCGTGACCCCGGCCGCACCCGTCGCCCCGCCGCCTGTCAGCGCTCCGATGGTCCCTTCCGGCAACGGCCATTCCCTCGAGGAGCGGCTCCGCACCAAATCGTCACCCCTCGTGCGCAAGATCGCGGCCGAGCACGGCATCGAGATTGCGGCCATGACGGGCTCCGGCATGAACGGCCGCGTCACCAAGCGCGACCTCCTGCAGTACCTCGACTCGGGCGCGCCGCGCCCGTCGATGCCCGCGCTGCCGGGCGCCGCGCATGTCGCGCCTACCCCCGAGCCGTGGCCGGGGGACCGCGTGGAACCGATGAGCAAGATGCGCGCGCTGATCAGTGAGCACATGGTGGTCTCGCGGCACACGTCGGCCCACGTGACGTCGATCATGGAGATGGACTTCACGCGCGTGGCCCGCATCCGCGCCGTGCACAAGGCGGAGTTCGAGGCCACCACGGGACAGAAGCTCTCGTACATGCCGTTCATCATCCGAGCCACCGTCGACGCGCTCAAGGCGTTCCCGGTGGTGAACGCATCGGTGGCCGGGGCCAGCGTGATCTACCGGAAGCCGATCAACCTCGGCATTGCGGTGGCGCTCGATTGGGGCCTCATCGTGCCGGTCATCCGGAACGCCGACGACCTCTCGCTCAGCGGCGTCGCCAAGTCCCTCAATGATCTGGCCGGGCGCGCCCGAGCCAAGAAGCTCGATCCGCGCGAAGTCCAGGACGGGACGTTCACGATCACCAATCCCGGCGTGTTCGGATCGCTCACCGGCACCCCGATCATCAACCAGCCGCAGGTGGCCATCCTCTGCGTGGGGGCGATCGAGAAGCGGCCAAAGGTGCTCACCGGTCCCGACGGCGAGGACACGATCGCCATCCGCACCTGTTCCTACCTCTCGCTCTCGTTCGATCACCGGATCGTCGACGGCGCCGTGGCCGACCAGTTCCTCGGTCACATCAAGCGCACGATCGAGTCGTTCCCCGACTCCGCCCTCTGA